The sequence TGGCCAAGGTGCGCGGCTTCTGCGCCGCACTGGATCTGCCGGTCGCCGCCGCGTTCCGCGCGCTCGGGCTACCCGACGCCGGTCCCACGCCCCGCCGACGCCACGACGACGGCCCGGTCGAGGCCGACGTCCGGGCCATCCTGGACCGGCTGGCCGACCCGACGGTCCCCGCCGAGGAGAAACACCACATCCGCGACCTGCTCCGCTACCTGGCCCGCCGCCCCATCCGCCGAGCCGGCTAACCCCGTCCCGCTCCCGCTCCCACTCCCGCTCAAGCGCCGTTGATCATGAAGTTATTGCCCCGACACGCTGCGGCGGGTGGCAATAACTTCATGATCAACGGGAGGGATGGGGGTCGAGCCTAGGGGACGGTGAGGGTGAATTCCGCCGTTCGGACCTCGGCGTTCACCTGGAAGTCGAGGTAGAGGCGGTAGCGGCCCGGACCGGGAGTGGTCAACCAGAACTTGATCTGACCGTCCACCAGCTCGGTCTCCGGGTGCACGTGCAGGTAGCCGAGGTCGCCCTCGCGCAACGCCACCAGGTGCCCGTACGCCCCGAGGTACCGCTCCAGCGGGGCGGCACCGCCAGCGCCGTCGACACGGAAAGTCAGCGGCACTGTCGCCCCGGCCTGCGGGGTGCCCTGGTAGCCGACGCTGAAGCCGTCCACGGTCGTCGAGGTGGCCGGCCCGGGCAGCGGGCTGGGCTGGTAGTCACCGGGCGCCACCAGGTCCGTGCCGAGGGTCACCGCGGTTTGCGCGCCGTTGTCGGCGACCACAGTGAAGTCGGCGTACGCGCGCCAGAGGCCGGGCTGCGCGAGGGTCAACGCAACCGACCAGGTGCCGTCCGCCGCCATGCTCGGGTGCAGGTGCTGGTAACCGGTCAGGTCCCGCCGGACGACGATGAGGTGCAGCGGCTTGTCGTGCACGATGGCGAAC comes from Micromonospora vinacea and encodes:
- a CDS encoding helix-turn-helix domain-containing protein, with translation MGSADVSPQMAFARFVRRAIDDARDERGWTVTDLASHTGVGRSTVFRWLAGDWHDYPELAKVRGFCAALDLPVAAAFRALGLPDAGPTPRRRHDDGPVEADVRAILDRLADPTVPAEEKHHIRDLLRYLARRPIRRAG